The stretch of DNA CCATGTCATACGTGAGCGGAGGTGGGTTGCTCTGAAATTTGCATGGGAGTGAGAGTGAATACCTGTACAGGCAAGATTGTCAGTGTTAATAAGATGCAGTGCTTTGGGTAAGGTGATGTGGGGTGATGGAGGAGGGATTACGACAGGCTGAGGGTGTTAGTAATCTCTTAATGGAGGTTGTGGCAGGAAGGAACAAGAGTATGACAAACAGACTTGTGCTGGGGAATGCAAACCACTGAGCTACAGTATTTACAGctaaaaacagaggaggagacaaagatggaggagagaggtcAAGGGAGGGCAACATCTTGAGGAATGTTTTGGAGATGACATTAACAACAAAGGGAAGTCAAAAATGGCCAACAGAGCACAGAGGAAAATATCCTCTTGGAGTATTTGGTCCAACATCTGCCATTAGGGAATCAAGCCAattaaactgctttttttttgtaaatattcatCTCCCATTGCAAGTAGCTCCTCTTCATATCTATCCAGAGGTTTAGGCCTTGTCAATAAAATGACGATGATAGCTGGCCTTTCTCTGCCCAGGAGATCAAAATTAACCAGAGTGTTATCAGCTAAGATCGTGTCAGTTTCTAGAAATCAATTCCTCTGTGGATAGAATGTCTATGATTGGGTGCAAGTCGGGGATCTGCTCTATTGATCGTGGATAGCAGAGccctctcctccacagcctgAATCAGTTAATGTAAAGGTGGCACCAAAGGAGCCCTCCTTGCAGTCTTCATCACTGTTGTCGTCCTGGTTGTTTAAAATCCTTGGCCTTTTCACTCGTCTGCAGCGCTGGTTCCTCGCAGCTCACCATGTCTGCGAAGCTGTGGCAAATATTGAGGGAAATAAATGCACACATTAGATTTACACCGGATTAACAAGTGAGGACAGGCTTAGTGGATGCATGCATCAACAAGTGGAACTCTGCATGAATGGCTGCAAGCTGTGAAGGAGCAAGGTTTAGACTCACTGTTATTCAATTTAGATGACTTTGAGTTTCACTACTTACCAGAAACCATAAAAAATTAGCAAATTTCCTTTTACAGACTGAAATCTATAGCTTTCCTGGGAAAATGTCGCTGAAACTGTTCTTATCGAGTGCCTTGTTTGTCTTCTAGGTAGAAAAAAGCATCGCTTTCAGATTCTGCCACTGTGAGGCTGATGGCTTTAGAAAGTCAATTAGCGGTAGAATCTGATAGCCGAACACCTTAATGGAACAGTTCAAACCAATGGTGGCCCTAAACAGAGGACTAGACAGATCTGATGAAATGGCATGAGGATTCATCCTACCACTTCTCTATCCTTTCTTTCCGTcttccctccctttttctcaATCACAGCACAGACTCCTTTTCAACTGCAGAATTCCATTTGTATGTTAATGAGGAAAAGGGAGCCATCTTGaggagccccccccccctcctctcctctccattcctcatgcctcctcccctctccagcACCAACACCCCACAAGTGATAGCGCACAAGCAGACACAGGCCTGTTCGTGCATCATGCCCACAACATAGTGtttctcactcacacagtgcAGCGCAGTGTCATTCACATCTTAGCTAGTGACCGAGCCCACCTAAAGTGTCTGCTCACTCCTGCTACAAGGAAACAGGATACCTTAGCACCCTTTCATACTCGGCTGTCTCATGTAGGCTCACTGTGACCCTGCTGACTCCTGAGTCCAGAGGCTCAGGCCTAGTCATCCTCCTTGCCACAGCCCTGTTTGATGGCACCCGCCTGTTTACTTACTCCAGAGGAAAATGGGAAACACATGTCGGATTGGGCGAGATGTGAGGGGAGAAAGGCAAAGCATAAAATGCTCTGTTGGTAGTAAGCCAGGAATGTTTGAGCCTGGCCCACTTTGGCCAGTCCGGCCCGGAttcctccctttttctcctTGTACGGCCAAAAGCTCCCAGACTGATATTTAGAGCAGGGCCAAGAGCGAACCAGCAGTAAGGCTCTACACAGAATGTGATACACAGAAATGAGAGCCTGTGATTCCAAATAGGACTGTTTTTCTTCTGACTTGTATTCTCTATGTGACTTGTGTGAGTTGTTGGATTGCAGGTACAAGGCTTGAGTAGgccttttttgtatgtttttgaccgcctgccaccttaaaaaaaaaaagggttgtgtgtgtgggtgtgtgtgtgtgattctgagAACAGTCTGCACAGATGTCTAGATATACAGAGATCTAGAAAGTACTTACACAGCCgtgcacacactcagtcacaaaACACACCATGGCAGGGAGTTTTTCACTGGGTCAGCAAAACACTTAACGACCTGGCAAATGCTTCATATTTCTAAGATCTGGTGTTATTGATTAACTAATTCAGACTGAGCTATGGAGGTGCACGTGAGAACatacacacgtgtgcacacagaTACAGTGGACCAAAATTCTTTGGCAACACCACTGTGAAGAGTGAAAGCAGTGTAGCCATGCAGCAGTACAGAAACCCCAGAGGGAGCAGACAAGGTATCTATGACACTTGACAAGGAAGGAAGTAAAATGGCCTCTACCACTATGCCTTCCAAGAGTTAGGACTTACACAGCCACACTCAGACCTGGCTACTCTTCTGCAGGCTTTGTGCCTCGCACAATGCCCCTCTTACGCatctaaacacacaaaaataaaatttaaaaaaaaaaaaaaaaatcacacaatgaGGAAGCCTGTCAGGGTGATTAGTATCAGAGGGAAGGGGAAAGGATACAGGGTTCCTGCTGAAACAATATTTAAATGTTCTATTAGCCATAAAAGTTGTTTTGCAAGCACACAACAGTCACCTATTGTTATAAGTTTATGTAATTTATGATAAAATACGAGGAATGGCTATTTTGGAGACCATATTTATCCAATCCCAAATTTGAATACggaaaaatacacataaattcTATGTCACGTTTTAGTGCAAAATCAGTCCTTAGGAATCCTGTAGAGGGTGTTAATCGGGAGCTGACAGTCAGGCGAGACAAGGGCAGAGAAGCAGCACATgccaaaaatgtttaaaaccaTAACCATATTCTGATGCCAGCAGTGTTAGTACACATGGGAAGATTAAATGGGATAGGAGAGAGGACGGATACATGTAccaattccaattttttttttcattaaatgtgTTTATATACATAgtttatatacacacaaatgcccTCTTAATATTGACGATACTCAGCTTTCATGGGACAGTGGAAACATCATGTCACAGTTTAAAATAACCAGGTAAAGCCCTTATCTGTAGTTAACAGTAAGCTGAATAAGATATCTAGAAATACCAATATCCTTTTTGCCCACGTTAATAGGCTCAATATTCTGGGTATTCACCAACACAGGGATAACATGTGATCAGAATACAAAAATGTGCAGAGCTTTTTCTGAATAAGTTAACCAGGATATGAGCTATTATCCAGAGATCTGTGTGCATAAAAATGCACTCAGTGATTAACTTCTTAAAGTTTTCCTTTGGACCTCAATAGTTAAAGcacatttcttttttggaaTTGATGACCAATATGATTGGCAATGCCAGTCTAGTGCATACAAAATTCTGATgtataaatcaaaatattcaaaaacaggCCATCAACAGATTGTTAAAGTATTTTGCAGAAATAATAtgggtaaaaacaaaaaccatacTATGAAATGGTCACACTTTAGTTGGATAGTCCACAGATATTCAATGTCCAGAGAAGGTTTATCTTTCAAGTTGGGTTTTGGTATGAAATTACTGTCATGGTTGGGTTTAGGGTTGGGTCAGGATCAGGCTTTTGAGATGCACCAAATACCCAAGAGTTGGGCTGAGCATCTGCTTTTGTCAAATACTATTGATCGAAAGCAAACGGCAGAAGCTCAACTAATATAAAAAGGAAGCAATTCTCATGTTGAAATCACCTTAActcaaaaaaaaaggagggcaTGCTCCAAAAAGGGTACTAATAATTTTCAACAAGGTACTGTAACACTTGCAATCTGACTCATCAGTAGATGTTTGCATCGTTTACATAATAAGGTACTTTTTACTTGGTTACTACCAATTAATTACAACTATAACAACTGTTCATGAATACATACCTCCTCAAGCTCcttctgtgtctctgcctccATCCGCCGGATGTCATCCATACTCAGCTCCACCCACTTATCAATCCAGCAGAAGAGCTGGCGGTGGAAGTTAGTGAAGATCCTCTTCTCTTGCTGAGGGAGACAGTGGGAGAGTCTTGGTGAATCTTGATCATAGAGAGCAGCAAGGCACAGTACAGCTTCACAGTCCCAGGCACAAACTGCAAATAGGAACTTTATTCCATAGGATATGCTGAGCATGCCTTAAACATTTCAGCTGAGACAAACTGTGCAATGTTTAACTGTGAGAAAACATGCCCTCCTAACCTTATGGATGAAGTTCTCCACCTTGGTCTGCAGGCCCCACCACCTGAACTTGACTGTGACCAGTTTGTAGGCACACATCCTTGGACAGTCAGTTTTACTAGCCAGCTCCGTCTGTTGGGAAAAGAACAGCAAAAGAAGGCCAAAACAGACTTGTTATCCATCACTTTTTAAacgaaaaatgaataaatatcatAGCTCAACCAACAAAAAGTTGATACAAACTTTCCAATGTGGGTACACTCCTAAGAGAACAGGGGCCTGAAAGGAAATGATTTTAGACTAATCTCAGCTGTATTCAAAGCTAAAATGGCATTAATACATAATGCTTGGGGTATGGAGCTTGCTGAAATAATTATCAATATGAAGATGTGCAGTGCACCGATAAAAGTCCCCTAATCTACAACACACTTTCTAAATCCCATCTGCTGCTTGCACTCTGCCTCCCtgtgaagaagaggagaagaaggaagggaggagggtggaggagggagagggagcagagcAAAGTGGATAAACTCCAGATGAAGGGACCATTTCTCTGCTTCCGCCCTGACAGCGACACCGTTCCCGACAGGCATGCCTTTGTGGCCAAGGAAGGCAGATAAAACGGTGCTCGCGTAGCGATAAGGGCGGCGCGGTGCAAAGCTGGTTACATTATTAACACCTAGGACCTGCTCACCCCCagaacacacactttctccctctGAGAACACCTGTTTAATTAATCACTTCATTCTGGCTCGGCATTCCAGGAGAAAATGCCACAGACCTGCCTCAATCACCCCCATCCCGCTGCTGTTTGATGCTACGATCATGGAGGAGAGCAAGAGGGAAGGGGAAATGAGAAACATTTCTAAATTTGCAGTGGGTTTAGAAAAGTTGTCATCGCTAAAGGAGAACTTCACATGAAACGGATTCCACATCAAAACACTTACGGTGacatttcttctctccctctctgtgcccCACTCAAAGGAGCAGGAGTTTTCAGAAATACAAAGGGTACCGATATgcaagcatgtgtgcatgcagagaTAGACAAGAGTTTTATTGCTCTGAGAAGCTGGCAGAAATTGTGCCTCTGTTGTCATATAACTACTTTTTTCCCACCTTTTCAAAAACAGTCTTTTTCCATGTCCACAGCAGACGGGAAAGTGAtctaattaaaaacacaaaataaaaagttgtgCTTCTTTATTCATACTTTTTAAAGCTGTTTGGCTGCCTTTGTTCTGTGAAAGTACTTGAAGCAGAGGAAAGTTTCCCATGGTGAACTTTGAGGGCTCCAATGCAGAATAGAAATTCTTAGCGCTCTAACAGTGAGCTGGGCCCATTTGTGAGGCTGCAGGGTACGACAGGGTTTAAAGGGGAAATAACAAAACTCCTGACAAAGTTTCTGTGTGGATAACTGAGCTATGTCATCTTGACTTTTTAATTTCCATCAAAAGAACGTCTGTCATTAAAAAGATTTGCTCCCTTGTCAAATTTAGAATCAGTGCCCAAACATGTGCCCTTTCCTATTTATGtctccctctcattttctcacacaTCACATGCAGACAGGAGGCTACACATAAAGTCCTGACTAAATGAGGAGGTGGGAAGAGCACAAGAGCCCTAATCTGACCTGATGACTTGCGATTTTAACTATATCCAATTAAAGCTGGGAAAGAGGTGATCTGTCTTCATCAAGCTGCCACAGAGCCTACTCCAGCCTTCTTccccctccactgtgctctCCTGTGTAGTGCAGTATTCATTAACCATTCTGACTATTATTGACATTATTACTAGTCTGGATGATCACAGATTCTTGCCATCTCAATTACAAAGAGTGGCTTTactcccaaaacaaaacagtgctaAAAACTCCCTCCACAGCCCCACCATCTCCATCACCACAATTCTCCCTCCCATGGCTCACAAAAGCAGTACCTTCCAGATGGGCCCAAGGGGTCCTCTGCCAGTCTTGGTTGACTTGAACAGCGCAGGGTCCTCATCTGGCTTGTAATCCTACAGTCAGAACAATTTACACTGttaacacaaacactgacaattCAACACATTCTGGATGTTACACTGGGCTTTGTGCAAGGGCCTTTAATGAAGTCACAAAAAGCAGCATGTCAATGGTGTGCTACTATAATTCAACACATTTCCAGTTTAAACAGGATATTAGGGTTGGGACCGTTTAGAGGTGGGTGGGTTGGACCATAAATATTTGCATACTCTACACTTGGTCAAGTACTGTGAAATGCTTGGcacatgatcttttttttttaagattgtttttttggcatttctgctttatttgacagtcacagtagaaatagacaggaaaggcaggggagagagaggggatgacatgcagcgaaGGACCGGAGGTTGGATTCGAATCCCGGTCGCTGCACATGATCTTTAGCTGTCACAGGTTCTTTAAGACTGATAAATTCCAATTATGTCCAACAAAGTTGCAGGATTTTCAGGGGTGAATGTTGCCACTCACATCACTTTAAAAGATGTGATGTTGCAGGATGGTCAAAGGAGAATTGGTCCAAAATCCGTGGTTTTATTAAAtggaattttttatttatacccaCTGGTATGCCATGAAATAAACACTAAAAGTTTCGAGGgggaagtaaataaataataataataaaaaaataataataaaaaaaacaattatcattattatttattatgattactttattattagttttttaaTATGGAGAATTAGCTGACAAGATTGTTCCCCCCCGATGTCATCGTGACTTTAAAGCCTCTAATAGGTTAGGAGATGTCTATGAGCATTTGTCCTACACTGCTGTTGATTGTCCTCTAAGCTAAAGAGCACAGCAGTCACTGCCATTGGAGGGCCAAGAGTATTACACCCATTCTCCAAACCCCACCCAGTCCTTCTCCAGGCCCCCAGAGATACTGCCATGCTGCTGGGCTAAAGCACAGCCCAACCTTGTGTAAATCTCTCAGAACACCAACATGGTCCACGGGGCCCTGCATTATGGCTCTGGGCTGCCTTTTCTGGAAGATGGGGGCCTGTAAGGATTGGTTTGTTGATGCTACCAGCAAATAGCTTTACAAAAATTATAGATGGCAGGGTGAcactgtgtgccagtgtgtgcagaagaatgtgcatgtgtctacTAGCATGTGTGTTGATGAGTCCTTCTTTAAAAGTGCATGCAATGTTGCAGGTGTTGCCAGCAGCAGGAGTACCCACTGGAATTTCCCTGAAGTTAGCTCTAAAGAGGATGAGATCAGAGCTCACAAAGTGTAGCTGCCCTCATGCAtggtaaaatgtgtgtatgtgtgtacggtTAAGTACAGCTGCACTCACCGCAGCAGCACTCCGCCCTTATACCCTATATACAAATAGTCATGTCCTGCCAAACCCATTTCACTGAACTAACTATGACATCCACAATACAGAATAGTATCTGAATGCCAAGGCAAAGGCCTTTAAGTATATAGAAAAATACTGAACACACATGCTAGACTGAGCACACATGACAAACACTCTTACTCTCTGTCTGTAGTTGTGTAATGCACGAGCACAGAGAGAAGGGCAAAGTTGACTTCATAAAACTGGTGAGAAAAAACAgtaatacaaataaatgaaatggcTTTCAAATTATCAACAGCTCAAGGGCCAAgcaattttaaataaatcatgatGTGCCTGCAGCTAAAAGCTACGTTTCAGGGCTATTGGCCGACAGGAGGGTGCCAAACGAGTGGAAAGAGAAACCCAcccctacacatacacacacagtaatttgGCTGTTTTAATGCTGAGTGCTCCATCACTATAACAATACACTGTGCTGCACTAATGAGGTCTGTGAATCGATGTGCCATGGTAGACGAAAAGGAGCTACTCCTGAAGTAAAAGAGTGTGTGTTCGACTgagagtgtgtttatgttgtgtgtatttgtctagTTCCGGCATACGGAGCATTGTGAGCCTTAATTACACTAACAAACTCATCTATGCTGGCGGTACGCCCCAGGCCCTGCAGCCATGCCTGAGGCTGAGGGCTGATAGGGCCCTCAGACACAACACTCTTCTCCAGCAAGGCAAACACGTCCGCCTCGTTAACTACCCACCGCAAacaaacacgtacacacagtACCAATGCTGCTCAGGCAAATAgccacacatatgcacacacatacagagccaTGGTGAAATGAGGCAATGTGGTGccaaataacagcaataatgtGTAAGACTTTCAAATAAGATTTCAAAGATTCAAAATGAAGGATTAACAAAAAccaatacatattttatttcaaaatatcagtCTTGAACACAGATGCTCCAGTGAAATGGCATGTATGGCTTTCCAATACGAAGATTCAAAATGAAAGATTAGCACAAATCTTGATATAAGTTAATTAAGTTATTAGTGAATAAGTGTATCATATTctatatatgtttattataaCATCACTGAAAATGTTATGCAGGGATCCTTTCAAAAAGAGAGTAAATACTATGAGCTTGTTGATAAACTTGTTAATGGTCCACCTATTCTGACAGCCTGACTGGATTTTGTGTGATAGAAAATATGAGCTGTGCTCAACATCTAGTAGCCAGAAagccatgttttttgtcctaCTCCAAGTTCTGGTAGCACAGATAAATCTTGAAATTAATTTCAATCTCTTGGCAGAACGTGATGCAAAAATCACACTGATGTTATAATAACTGAGCCCCCCCCATAAATTTGTGGACTTACATTCCCAGGACAGTATGATTTCCTCATACAGCTTATGCACAAGGTTATTAAAAGTATCATGGCATTGTTCATACATTCAAGCACTGTGTTAAATTTTCACTGCCGTGAGCAGTATTATTCTGCACTGCTCAATGAGACAGTTTTGCTGCTCaccatttcattaaaatgtaaccGAATGGGTGGAAGtggggaaaggaaaaaaaaaaaaataatcacaatatcaAATTGACCAGCAGTGAGTATTTGAAAGAGCTTGGAATGCATCAATATGGTCAAGAAACTCTGATTAATTGTAAACTGTATAACAGCTTGAGGCCCCGTATGGCCACAGGTGCAGGTCTACACCTTCGATAACAGTTCATCAAGTCAATGCAGCCAAAGttaatatgtaatttttttaactGGATGTATGAAAAATGAGCTCATTTgttctgatctttttttttaaaaactcactTCTAGCAGTGATagcaaaataagcaaaaataaaagaatcgCAGAGAAGAGAATCATTTACATTTACCCACAAAGCATGCCTACACTAGGGGTGGTGCAAGGTTGATTCCACACACCAGCACATTGTGACTTTAAGTTTTATGATCAGTCACAGCTGCAAATCctaattttgtctgtttgttctATTACAGAGAGGTATATCTACTTATTTCCTTTTATAGATAACTCTTTTCCTGTAGATGGCACTGAAGCAACCATTTTGTTACAGTTTTGAAAGGCAGTGGACTATAGAACTATTCAGTATTAAAAACGGCTCTGATTTAGCCAGTGCCAGGAAATCTCAAGTTAAAATTCTTGGTGcatttcagattttaaaaaactctgtaaaagtaacaaaatgaaaGTAAAGCAAATCTTCTTTGAGCTTTGCCAGTTAGTATGCAATGTCTGAGTTCAACGTGATATAACTTTACCTCCAATTCGCCTATCCAGAGCACCTGGCTGTGCAATTTTCagatatatatgtattaatttaatttgcaaaGATGTGTGCTTACTAgtattttgctgaaaaaaaaacaaaaaacaaaatttgtttcAGTTCAATATATCCTCTAATTGACGTCAAtaatacaaatgaaaatgtctccACCAATGTCTCCAAAATGTCTCCACACCAAAAAGATGCACTGTATGATTAGCAATTCAGGGAAATTTTTCGGTTATATAGTGCATATTGTATGTAATATCAGTGCTGAATTGTAAGAACTAAAGTACACACAAAGACCACttaatttgcaaacaaaaggaaaaaacagccTGCTGAAAGTTAGAtattaaacacaaacaacaaaatgaaacagcttTATAActgttccaaaaaaacaaaaaacaaaaccccaaTTTGAACATTACTAATGTTAAGtggatgaggtttgtcagcttGGTAATGAGCAGGCCTGTCCACATGGAGGCGCCATATGGAGCTTTATGCAGCGGTGTGAGTATGCAACAAAGGCGGTTCTACTTACACTAGGGGCCACCTGATCCCTGTCTGCTATGTCAATGGGCACAACTTCTACACTCTTCCATGTGGAATTGTCTAGTTTATGCACCTGGCAAACCAAAACAGACATTTGTaagtcaacaaaacacaaattcaaaatcCATCTTCAAACagaatatttttgttaaaaataattGCACTGATAAAtctaaaaacaaaggaaaatgaaaatgaggaaaaaaagaattttctATAGCAATGACAGAGCGGCACTCACATTTTCTTGTGTTCCAAGGTCAGGTTTATGCCATGTCTCAATCTTAATGATGAAGTCATCTTTCATATACTCATTCTAGAGGGAAAAGATAGGATTTACATTTGTTAAAGTCACTAAACTACTGTATGTATCTAGTGAATTGATTCAGAAAACTAAACACATGATTGCAGACACAGTTCAGCAGAACAGTTTTTAATCTGCCATTGTGAAAGCCAGTATCATTACAAATACCCACCAACACAATAACGAATCTATGAACTGCTATTaacttgcagaaaaaaaaacattttggtaaTTTAATCAATAGAAAACCAATGtcacaaatacaacaaaaaacgCTTTGAGCTACTCACCGTCACAACTGGATCAAGTTAAGCatgaagggagaggaaaaactgGCATTAAACTTCACTGCATTtcaactgcaacacacactgtgcactcATATCAATAGAAAATATGTGGCAATTAAATAAGGGACAATTTATTTAACCATGCAGGAGGATAAGGACCAAGGGAAAGGAAAAGGTAGGTTTGATGGGAGAGGACTCACTGGTTCTGCAGTAAGGGTAGGCATTCCAGGCTTTTTCATGGAATGTCAGGGAGCCATCAGGGGCAAACAGCTTGACAAACCCAGGGACTTTACTGCAGAGTGGGGAAAGAGGATGGGAACGGGTGGAGGTTCGTATGGATAGATGCAAAAGGAAACACACTAGCTCATTTATCTGTGGTCCTAGAGCACCAGTGAGGAATAATGTACAACCTGGAATGCTTCTCATCACAAGAAAGACAACGCTGCCACTAACTGGTAACACAATGCAATTACACTACTGGGAGGGAACGGAGCAGACACACAGTAGTCTgaatcaaacagcaaaaatgcaaataccTCTTCAAGTGGTAGATTTTATGCGTATACTGTCCTTTCTCGCCATCTTTTTCATAGGGCTCATTCTTGAGGACCTCAATGCCCTCTCCACCACCAGTCTCATTTTTACTGGCTTCAGCCACTGAGAACAACTGTCCCACTTGATactgaaacacaaagcagcacagctttagcaaacaaatgaatgataACCCAATAAAAAGGAATTAAATTCAGGTACTCATATCAGGTGAATAA from Myripristis murdjan chromosome 9, fMyrMur1.1, whole genome shotgun sequence encodes:
- the LOC115365182 gene encoding phosphatidylinositol transfer protein beta isoform-like isoform X2 translates to MTSAGVSSPTREATMVLIKEYRVVLPCSVEEYQVGQLFSVAEASKNETGGGEGIEVLKNEPYEKDGEKGQYTHKIYHLKSKVPGFVKLFAPDGSLTFHEKAWNAYPYCRTIVTNEYMKDDFIIKIETWHKPDLGTQENVHKLDNSTWKSVEVVPIDIADRDQVAPSDYKPDEDPALFKSTKTGRGPLGPIWKTELASKTDCPRMCAYKLVTVKFRWWGLQTKVENFIHKQEKRIFTNFHRQLFCWIDKWVELSMDDIRRMEAETQKELEELRRHGELRGTSAADE
- the LOC115365182 gene encoding phosphatidylinositol transfer protein beta isoform-like isoform X1 is translated as MTSAGVSSPTREATMVLIKEYRVVLPCSVEEYQVGQLFSVAEASKNETGGGEGIEVLKNEPYEKDGEKGQYTHKIYHLKSKVPGFVKLFAPDGSLTFHEKAWNAYPYCRTIVTNEYMKDDFIIKIETWHKPDLGTQENVHKLDNSTWKSVEVVPIDIADRDQVAPSDYKPDEDPALFKSTKTGRGPLGPIWKTELASKTDCPRMCAYKLVTVKFRWWGLQTKVENFIHKQEKRIFTNFHRQLFCWIDKWVELSMDDIRRMEAETQKELEEMRKRGIVRGTKPAEE